The window CAGCGGGTCCAGGATCACCACCAGGGTCACCAGGGACTCGCCGAAGGTCCGCCAGGCCACCCGGTCGTTCCTACGAGAGCGCCACGTCGACCAGGATGAGCTCGGTGTCCTCGGCCGCGGCGAGCTTCAGGTCGGGTTCGCTCCGGATGCGCGCGGCGTCCCCGGTGGCCATGCGCTCCCCGTTCGCTTCCAGGGCGCCTGAGATCACGTAGAGGTACGCACCGCGACCGTCGGCGACCTGGTGGCCCACTGCGTCGCCGGGGGCGAGCGCCGACACGAACACCGACGCGTCTCCGTGCACCTTCACGGCGTCGCCGCCCTCCGGCGAGATGGCGCGCAGCAGCCGCCCGGTCCGGCCCTCCTTGGTGAACACGCGCTGCTCGACCCCGGGCGGGAGCCCGCGCTCCGACGGGAGGATCCAGATCTGGATGAACCGCATCGGTTCGGTCTCCGAGCCGTTCTGCTCGGAATGCCAGGCGCCGCTGCCGAGTGTCATGCGCTGCACCGACCCGGCCGGGAGTGGCCCCGGTGGCCCTCCGACGTCGTCCTGGTGGCGGAACAGGCCCTCCACGACGTACGTCAGCCCCTCGATGTCGCGGTGCGGGTGCATCGGCCAGATCGCGCCGGGGATCAACCGGTCGTCGTTGAACACCCGCATGTTCCCGAACCCCATGTACTCGGGGTCGTAGTACCGGTCGAACGAGAAGTGCCACCGGGCGGTGAACCACCCGCCCTCCTCGCGATGGATCTCCTGATCCCTGCGGATGTGGATGGTCATGGGCAGTCTGCGGTCCACCAAGGAACCACCGGGCCAGTATGGAGGAAAGGCCCGAGCGGCGCTCAGGCGTTCGCCCTCCGTAGGGGCACGCCATGGACGCGGAACCCCACCGCGCGGGCCGCGACGGCCAGCTCCACGTCGTGCGTGGCCAGGGAGAGGTCCTCGAACCGGTCCCGAACCAGCCGGGCGCTCGCCAGATGGATCGCGTCCGGGGACCCGAGCGTCGTCGGGAACGGGTCGGTCGCCCGCTCGAGGATCCGCTCGCCGATGGCAACCAAGCTGAAGGTGTCGATCACGTCCAGCACGGCGGCTCGCCGGGCGGCCACCTCTTCATCGGGCAGACGGAACTGGACCGAGCGCGATCGATGGTACGGAGGCACACGACACGCAGGATTTCCAGCGCTCCCATGCAGACCGTTCGGAGGTCGACGGGGCCACCGGCCTCCTCGCTCCCGAGCAGCGCGACCTCCAGTGCGTGCCGCTGGGGAACGGGCAGCTCTCCGATGGTGGCGTCCAGGACGGGGCCGAGCAGGTCGGCGAGGCCCTGGAACGAGAGCTTCGCCTCCGACTCGGCGGGGTGACAGGACAGCACGGTGTAGCATCGGTCCGCCGCGTGGAGGAGGGCTTCTCGCCACAGAGTCGTCTTACCGGCGCCTCCCTCTCCCTCGACGACCTCGGCGCGGGTACCGGAGGGTGCGGCGTCCAGTGCGGCGTCCAGCCGTTCGAGCTCGAGCTCGCGCCCCGACCATGCGTGGCCCACTCCCAGCCACGGCAGCACCCCTCCCTGGAAGGCTGAGGGCAGTCTACGG of the Actinomycetota bacterium genome contains:
- a CDS encoding pirin family protein yields the protein MDRRLPMTIHIRRDQEIHREEGGWFTARWHFSFDRYYDPEYMGFGNMRVFNDDRLIPGAIWPMHPHRDIEGLTYVVEGLFRHQDDVGGPPGPLPAGSVQRMTLGSGAWHSEQNGSETEPMRFIQIWILPSERGLPPGVEQRVFTKEGRTGRLLRAISPEGGDAVKVHGDASVFVSALAPGDAVGHQVADGRGAYLYVISGALEANGERMATGDAARIRSEPDLKLAAAEDTELILVDVALS
- a CDS encoding ATP-binding protein; its protein translation is MLPWLGVGHAWSGRELELERLDAALDAAPSGTRAEVVEGEGGAGKTTLWREALLHAADRCYTVLSCHPAESEAKLSFQGLADLLGPVLDATIGELPVPQRHALEVALLGSEEAGGPVDLRTVCMGALEILRVVCLRTIDRARSSSVCPMKRWPPGEPPCWT